In the Deltaproteobacteria bacterium genome, one interval contains:
- the ahbD gene encoding heme b synthase: MKGHKHSINPQVEKATGSLPSIPEIRLVAWEVTRQCNLSCLHCRASAEMGTYPDELTTAEGLLLLNQIREVGQPVVILTGGEPLLRPDIFELARHGHSLGLRMVMAVNATLLDLKNARKLKESGIQRISISMDGATAESHDFFRQVKGAYDGILKGIEAAKSVGLEFQINTTVTRHNLQDLARIQEKVLELGAVAHHIFMLVPTGRGRALSDQTISAKDYEDTLTWLVKRREEIPLSIKATCAPHYYRILRETAHQEGRKITFESHGLDAVTRGCLGGTGFSFISHRGQVQPCGYLEVDAGNIRKKTFKEIWESSPVFSAIRDRSQYSGKCGHCEYFRVCGGCRARAFEATGNYLTEEPLCTYQPKKQAMGYGQ, translated from the coding sequence ATGAAAGGCCATAAACATTCCATAAATCCTCAGGTGGAAAAAGCAACCGGGTCTCTTCCATCAATCCCGGAAATCCGTCTGGTGGCCTGGGAGGTGACCCGGCAATGCAATCTGTCTTGCCTTCATTGCCGGGCCTCGGCCGAAATGGGCACCTATCCCGATGAATTGACTACGGCCGAAGGCCTTTTACTCCTGAATCAAATCCGGGAGGTCGGACAGCCGGTGGTTATTTTGACCGGCGGAGAACCCTTGCTCCGGCCGGATATCTTTGAATTGGCCCGGCATGGCCATTCCCTGGGACTGCGCATGGTCATGGCCGTCAACGCCACCTTGCTGGATCTTAAAAATGCCCGAAAATTGAAAGAATCGGGCATTCAGCGGATCAGCATCAGTATGGATGGGGCCACGGCCGAAAGCCACGACTTTTTTCGGCAGGTAAAAGGGGCCTATGATGGCATTCTCAAAGGAATAGAAGCAGCCAAATCCGTTGGTTTGGAATTTCAGATCAATACCACCGTAACCCGGCATAATCTTCAGGACCTGGCCCGGATCCAGGAAAAAGTCCTTGAATTGGGGGCCGTAGCCCATCATATTTTTATGCTGGTCCCGACCGGTCGGGGCAGGGCCCTATCCGACCAGACTATTTCGGCCAAGGATTATGAAGATACCTTGACCTGGCTGGTTAAGAGAAGGGAAGAGATTCCCCTCTCCATAAAGGCCACTTGCGCCCCTCATTATTACCGGATCCTCAGAGAGACGGCCCACCAGGAAGGGAGAAAAATCACTTTTGAGTCCCACGGATTGGATGCTGTCACCCGGGGCTGTCTGGGAGGAACCGGGTTTTCTTTTATCTCCCATCGAGGGCAAGTCCAGCCCTGTGGCTACCTGGAAGTCGATGCCGGAAATATTAGAAAAAAGACCTTTAAGGAGATCTGGGAATCCTCTCCGGTCTTTTCGGCCATCAGGGACCGGTCCCAATATTCAGGCAAGTGCGGTCACTGTGAATATTTTCGGGTTTGCGGCGGTTGCCGGGCCCGCGCCTTTGAAGCCACCGGAAATTATTTGACCGAAGAACCGCTTTGTACTTATCAGCCGAAAAAGCAGGCAATGGGCTATGGGCAATAG
- the groES gene encoding co-chaperone GroES — protein MKIRPLHDRVIVQRIQEEEVTKGGIIIPDTAKEKPQEGKVIAAGPGKVLENGTKLTLDVKVGDKILFGKYSGTEIKIEGEEYLMMREDDILGVIE, from the coding sequence ATGAAAATCAGGCCATTACATGATCGAGTAATTGTCCAGAGGATCCAAGAAGAAGAAGTAACCAAAGGGGGGATTATTATCCCGGATACTGCCAAGGAAAAGCCCCAGGAAGGCAAAGTCATTGCCGCAGGTCCTGGGAAAGTCTTGGAAAACGGGACCAAGCTTACCCTGGATGTCAAGGTCGGGGACAAGATTCTATTTGGGAAATATTCCGGAACCGAGATCAAAATCGAAGGCGAAGAGTATTTAATGATGCGAGAAGACGATATCTTAGGCGTGATCGAATAA
- a CDS encoding Lrp/AsnC family transcriptional regulator has protein sequence MDKRKKKESPIKDPPYRLDRLDRAILNEIQSHFPLKTRPYREVSERLGLKEKEVISRVERMSRGGIIRRIGANFNSRKLGFTSTLCAARVPMDKLPGFIEEVNRYAGVTHNYEREGDYNIWFTFIAESQEIIESALKTIKRRTGIKELISLPAEKIFKIQVDFEV, from the coding sequence ATGGATAAACGCAAAAAAAAAGAATCCCCTATAAAAGACCCGCCTTACAGGCTCGATCGGCTCGATCGGGCCATCCTGAATGAAATTCAGTCTCATTTCCCTCTCAAGACCAGACCCTATCGGGAGGTTTCCGAGCGGCTTGGACTTAAAGAAAAAGAGGTCATCTCCAGGGTGGAGCGCATGAGCCGGGGAGGAATAATCAGGCGCATCGGGGCAAATTTTAACTCCCGCAAACTGGGCTTTACCAGCACCCTTTGTGCCGCACGGGTTCCGATGGATAAACTGCCCGGTTTTATTGAAGAGGTTAATCGATATGCCGGGGTCACCCATAATTATGAAAGGGAGGGCGATTATAATATCTGGTTTACTTTTATCGCCGAGTCTCAGGAAATAATCGAATCGGCCCTTAAAACCATTAAACGCCGGACCGGGATCAAGGAATTGATCAGCCTTCCCGCAGAAAAGATTTTTAAAATCCAGGTTGATTTTGAGGTTTAA
- a CDS encoding deoxyguanosinetriphosphate triphosphohydrolase codes for MNIREQLEAIEETTLSPYATKSAKSMGRTLHGDEPDAFRTAFQRDRDRILYSKAFKDLQYKTQVFLISEGDFYRTRLTHTLEVAQHARTLARALRLNEDLCEAIAYAHDLGHAPFGHTGEIILNEILKKEGGFEHNLQSLRVVDLLEKRYKAYDGLNLCFETREGIARHTTLYDHPIVPAEFKNTPSPTLEAQIVNIADPLAYCAHDLEDALNAGFLSMNDIPQMENPLVARVLRKCGDRYPGFDDGDTIIRARLLVRTLIEETNIMVIEQTHKNLRRLKIHTLQEVRKARIPIVTAPDKDWEDFNQLKNFLFENVYKRPQVCIMNEKGRLIISGLFHHLEKNPDMLPRFYKFRFGQAENKKAGRRVLADYLSGMTDRYAMDLYQMMFEPYEKVMFGFRE; via the coding sequence ATGAACATCAGAGAGCAATTAGAAGCTATTGAGGAAACAACCCTTTCCCCTTACGCCACTAAAAGCGCCAAAAGTATGGGGCGGACCCTCCATGGCGATGAACCGGATGCCTTCAGGACCGCTTTTCAGCGAGACCGGGACCGAATACTTTATTCCAAGGCCTTTAAAGATCTCCAATATAAAACCCAGGTTTTTCTGATCAGCGAAGGAGATTTTTATCGAACCCGGTTGACCCATACCCTCGAAGTGGCCCAGCATGCCCGAACTCTGGCCAGGGCCCTTCGGTTAAATGAGGATTTATGCGAGGCCATTGCCTATGCCCATGACCTGGGCCATGCCCCTTTCGGACACACGGGAGAAATAATCTTAAACGAGATTCTGAAGAAGGAGGGGGGGTTTGAACATAATCTCCAGAGCCTGCGAGTCGTTGATCTTTTGGAAAAACGATATAAGGCTTATGACGGGCTGAATCTATGTTTTGAAACCCGGGAAGGTATTGCCCGGCACACGACCCTCTATGATCATCCCATCGTTCCAGCGGAATTCAAAAACACGCCCTCCCCGACCCTGGAGGCCCAAATAGTCAATATTGCCGATCCCTTGGCCTACTGTGCCCATGACCTGGAAGATGCCTTGAATGCCGGCTTTCTGTCCATGAACGATATCCCTCAAATGGAAAACCCCCTGGTCGCTCGGGTTTTAAGAAAGTGTGGAGATCGATATCCCGGCTTCGATGATGGGGATACCATCATTCGGGCCCGATTATTGGTCCGGACCTTGATCGAGGAAACCAACATCATGGTCATCGAACAAACGCATAAAAATTTGCGGCGCCTGAAAATCCATACCCTTCAAGAGGTTCGAAAAGCCCGGATCCCCATTGTGACTGCCCCTGACAAGGATTGGGAAGATTTTAATCAATTGAAAAATTTTCTTTTTGAAAATGTCTATAAACGTCCCCAGGTCTGCATTATGAATGAAAAAGGGAGACTGATTATTTCGGGGTTGTTTCATCACTTAGAAAAAAATCCGGACATGTTGCCCAGATTCTATAAATTTCGGTTCGGTCAGGCCGAAAATAAAAAGGCCGGACGTCGGGTACTGGCGGACTACCTGTCAGGCATGACAGACCGCTATGCCATGGACCTCTATCAGATGATGTTCGAACCCTATGAAAAAGTCATGTTTGGTTTCAGGGAATAG
- the hemB gene encoding porphobilinogen synthase, whose amino-acid sequence MLFPDYRPRRLRQNESFRRMIRETSLSVNDLIYPMFVVFGKGIRRPISSMPGIFQLSIDELIKEALEVRALKIPAVILFGIPDKKDEKASGAYDPNGIIQRAMKALKEKVPDLIVIGDVCLCEYMSHGHCGIIQGRDVDNDATLELLARTALAQAKAGADMVAPSDMMDGRVAEIRQALDENGFEHIPIMAYSAKYASAYYGPFREAAESAPKFGDRKTYQMDPANVREALREVNLDVEEGADIIMVKPALPYLDVICRVRDEFDLPVAAYSVSGEYAMIKAASQQGWLDEDKVILESLTSIRRAGADLILTYFAKQAAALLHQARS is encoded by the coding sequence ATGCTTTTCCCAGACTATCGGCCAAGGAGACTGCGCCAAAATGAATCCTTTAGAAGAATGATCCGGGAGACTTCGCTTTCGGTTAATGACCTGATCTATCCCATGTTCGTAGTTTTCGGCAAAGGGATCCGGCGACCGATCTCTTCCATGCCCGGAATTTTTCAACTTTCCATAGACGAACTCATCAAAGAGGCCCTGGAAGTTCGGGCCCTCAAGATACCGGCGGTCATCCTTTTTGGGATCCCCGACAAAAAAGATGAAAAGGCCTCCGGGGCTTATGATCCCAACGGGATTATCCAGCGGGCCATGAAAGCCTTAAAAGAAAAAGTACCTGATTTGATTGTCATCGGCGATGTTTGTCTATGCGAATACATGAGCCATGGACATTGTGGAATAATCCAGGGGCGGGATGTCGATAACGATGCCACCTTAGAGCTTTTGGCCCGAACCGCCCTGGCCCAGGCCAAGGCCGGGGCCGATATGGTCGCTCCAAGCGATATGATGGACGGCCGGGTGGCTGAGATCCGACAGGCTTTGGATGAAAACGGCTTTGAGCATATACCTATTATGGCCTACTCGGCCAAATACGCCTCGGCCTATTATGGTCCTTTCCGGGAAGCCGCCGAATCGGCCCCTAAATTTGGAGATCGAAAGACCTATCAAATGGATCCGGCCAATGTTCGGGAAGCCCTTCGTGAAGTAAATCTGGATGTTGAGGAAGGGGCGGATATCATTATGGTCAAACCGGCCTTGCCCTACCTGGATGTGATCTGCCGGGTGCGGGATGAATTCGACCTGCCGGTGGCTGCTTATAGTGTAAGCGGCGAATATGCCATGATCAAGGCGGCTTCCCAACAGGGCTGGCTGGATGAAGACAAGGTGATCCTGGAGAGCCTGACCTCCATTCGGAGGGCCGGGGCCGACCTGATCCTGACCTATTTTGCCAAGCAGGCAGCGGCCCTTTTGCACCAGGCCCGATCATGA
- a CDS encoding Crp/Fnr family transcriptional regulator — protein MELLKRNPLFSGLDEAGIHKVKGITVLQTIKKGEILFSQGDGAHGFYLVAHGKIKIYRMSPQGQEYVMRIVGPGETIAEAAVFSGKTYPASAEGLEDSRLYYLKKSDFLALIQESPQLALNMMTGLSLLLRQLAQQVEDLSLKEVSARLARFLLEEAQNISNIPTDGLKIHLKTKKSLLASRLGTIGETLSRTLTKMKQKDIIDINKEIITIRSFPALKEIAEGLKL, from the coding sequence GTGGAATTGTTAAAAAGGAATCCCTTGTTTAGCGGTCTGGATGAGGCCGGGATACACAAGGTCAAAGGAATTACCGTTCTTCAGACCATTAAAAAAGGGGAAATTCTTTTCTCACAAGGCGATGGCGCCCATGGGTTTTACCTGGTCGCCCACGGCAAGATCAAGATATACCGGATGTCTCCTCAAGGTCAGGAATATGTTATGCGAATCGTGGGACCGGGAGAGACCATCGCCGAAGCCGCCGTCTTTTCAGGAAAAACTTATCCGGCCTCAGCCGAGGGCTTGGAGGACAGTCGGCTCTATTACCTGAAAAAATCGGATTTCCTGGCTCTGATCCAGGAGAGCCCCCAATTAGCCCTGAATATGATGACCGGTCTTTCTTTATTATTAAGACAACTGGCCCAACAAGTGGAAGACCTTTCGTTAAAAGAAGTCTCTGCCCGGCTGGCCCGTTTTCTCCTGGAAGAGGCCCAAAATATTTCCAACATACCAACCGATGGTCTGAAGATTCACCTGAAAACTAAAAAAAGCTTGCTGGCCAGTCGCCTGGGAACCATTGGGGAAACCCTTTCTCGAACCCTGACCAAGATGAAACAGAAAGATATAATCGATATTAATAAAGAAATAATAACCATCCGGAGTTTCCCGGCTCTAAAAGAAATCGCCGAAGGTCTGAAATTATAA
- a CDS encoding LysM peptidoglycan-binding domain-containing protein, translating into MVDDLEERKEPKVEVAHEPDECSSSSGYQGRTHPASAKKWLFIPIILVGLVVLALGLWMVLPPGFIPTQKQSESPEFKALKEEVQKLKGESSPLKNEIQSLQEGQKGLEGQVKALQEQATALKEQLTVLAKKPETHGVKKAAPKATTYKIKKGDTFNSIAQQFHVQPEDIRHWNRLSSKNKPQPGQTIKIYSSIP; encoded by the coding sequence ATGGTAGATGATTTGGAAGAAAGAAAAGAACCGAAAGTCGAGGTCGCCCATGAACCGGATGAGTGTTCATCCTCTTCAGGATACCAGGGAAGGACCCATCCGGCCTCTGCAAAAAAATGGCTTTTTATCCCGATAATCCTGGTCGGACTGGTGGTTCTGGCTTTGGGCCTTTGGATGGTCCTGCCGCCGGGATTCATTCCAACCCAAAAACAATCGGAATCCCCTGAATTCAAAGCCCTCAAAGAAGAGGTACAGAAATTGAAGGGGGAATCAAGCCCTTTGAAAAATGAAATCCAATCCTTACAGGAAGGGCAGAAGGGTTTAGAGGGGCAGGTAAAGGCCCTGCAGGAACAGGCAACGGCCCTAAAGGAACAACTAACGGTCCTGGCAAAAAAACCGGAAACCCATGGAGTTAAAAAGGCTGCCCCCAAAGCGACAACCTATAAGATAAAAAAAGGGGACACCTTCAATTCGATTGCCCAACAATTCCATGTGCAACCCGAAGATATCAGGCACTGGAACCGGCTCTCCTCAAAAAACAAACCCCAACCAGGCCAAACCATAAAGATTTATTCCTCTATTCCCTGA